One part of the Nostoc sp. PCC 7120 = FACHB-418 genome encodes these proteins:
- a CDS encoding F0F1 ATP synthase subunit B, producing the protein MGTFLLLMAEASAVGGELAEGGAEGGFGLNTNILDTNLINLAIIITVLFVFGRKVLGNTLKTRRENIETAIKNAEQRAADAAKQLKEAQQKLEQAQAEAERIKKSAQDNAQTAGQAIIAQAAVDIERLQEAGAADLNAELDRAIAQLRQRVVALALQKVESELQGGISEDAQKTLIDRSIAQLGGGV; encoded by the coding sequence ATGGGGACTTTTTTACTGTTGATGGCGGAAGCCAGCGCCGTTGGAGGTGAATTGGCAGAAGGTGGGGCGGAAGGTGGTTTTGGTTTAAATACCAATATTCTCGACACCAACCTGATTAACCTGGCCATTATTATTACTGTGCTGTTTGTCTTTGGACGGAAGGTTTTGGGTAATACCCTGAAAACTCGCCGCGAAAACATTGAAACAGCAATTAAGAATGCAGAACAACGTGCCGCAGATGCAGCCAAGCAACTGAAAGAGGCGCAACAAAAACTAGAGCAAGCACAAGCAGAAGCTGAGAGAATCAAAAAATCAGCCCAAGACAATGCTCAAACCGCAGGTCAAGCCATCATTGCCCAAGCTGCTGTAGATATTGAACGCTTACAAGAAGCAGGGGCAGCAGACTTGAATGCAGAACTAGATAGAGCGATCGCTCAGTTGCGGCAGCGAGTAGTTGCTTTGGCATTGCAAAAGGTCGAATCAGAACTGCAAGGTGGCATTAGTGAAGATGCTCAAAAAACTCTAATTGACCGTAGCATCGCACAATTGGGAGGCGGAGTATGA
- a CDS encoding IS630 family transposase (programmed frameshift) → MKAYSLDFRQKIFDTYKTGGISQRQLANKFCVSLGFIEKLLKQYRETASIAPKVRTKQTPPKLNEEQMKILEEIVEAKNDLTLSEIRFILKEKTGITIGISTVDRMLQRIEISLKKKTLHASEKETERVQLLRVQFWLQLQGILAENLVFLDEAGANLSLIRHSARSKKGKRAYGCRPQKRHQNVSIIGAIALKGVISQYSILGASDGLTFEAYISQKLVPKLWEAACVIMDNCSIHKGGDIEKLIESAGAKLIYLPPYSPDFSPIENCWSKIKNFLRSIEARSYPDLAKAIESAFNQVSLNDIYNWFTHSCYCTSPD, encoded by the exons ATGAAAGCATATTCCCTCGACTTTCGCCAAAAAATATTTGATACATATAAGACAGGTGGAATATCACAACGTCAATTAGCAAACAAATTTTGTGTCAGTTTAGGTTTTATTGAGAAATTACTAAAGCAATATAGAGAAACAGCAAGTATCGCTCCTAAAGTTAGGACAAAACAAACTCCTCCAAAGCTCAACGAAGAACAAATGAAGATTCTTGAAGAAATAGTTGAAGCTAAGAATGATTTGACTTTATCAGAAATTCGCTTCATTCTCAAAGAAAAAACAGGAATAACAATTGGTATATCTACGGTAGATAGGATGTTACAGAGGATAGAAATAAGCCTTA AAAAAAAAACATTGCACGCCTCAGAAAAAGAGACTGAAAGAGTTCAATTATTAAGAGTACAATTCTGGCTACAACTTCAGGGGATACTAGCTGAAAACCTTGTCTTTCTTGACGAAGCAGGAGCTAATCTATCTTTAATAAGGCACTCCGCTCGTTCTAAAAAAGGTAAAAGAGCCTATGGCTGTCGACCTCAAAAACGCCATCAAAATGTCTCTATAATTGGAGCAATTGCTCTCAAAGGCGTGATTAGTCAATATAGTATTTTAGGAGCATCTGACGGTCTGACATTTGAGGCTTACATTTCTCAAAAATTAGTTCCCAAGCTGTGGGAGGCGGCTTGTGTAATCATGGATAATTGTTCAATTCATAAAGGTGGTGATATTGAGAAATTAATCGAATCTGCTGGAGCTAAATTGATTTATTTGCCACCATATTCTCCTGATTTCTCACCAATTGAAAACTGTTGGTCAAAAATTAAAAATTTCCTACGTTCTATTGAAGCTAGAAGTTACCCAGACTTAGCAAAAGCAATTGAAAGTGCTTTTAATCAAGTCTCGCTAAATGATATTTATAATTGGTTTACCCATTCTTGTTACTGTACTTCACCAGACTGA
- a CDS encoding Imm30 family immunity protein — protein MNQAELIAILKDNCLMQTEEETDRFENALNELLENGDEQFLSQYHLILDDNCQQSEVMFGLVHFLESFDVEKQISAFINVVPQLMINAPEWARIIHDRILNDELACQVYDKLLHSVNTETPHFIYSLLEASIINHQNEQDNS, from the coding sequence ATGAATCAAGCTGAGTTAATAGCGATTTTAAAAGATAATTGTCTGATGCAAACGGAAGAAGAAACTGACAGGTTTGAAAATGCTTTAAATGAACTGTTGGAAAATGGAGATGAGCAATTTTTGTCTCAATATCATTTAATTTTAGATGATAATTGTCAACAGTCAGAAGTGATGTTTGGCTTAGTTCATTTTTTGGAATCTTTTGATGTTGAAAAACAAATCTCAGCGTTTATTAATGTTGTTCCTCAATTAATGATTAATGCTCCTGAATGGGCAAGAATTATACATGATCGAATTTTAAATGATGAATTAGCTTGTCAGGTTTATGACAAGCTTTTACATTCCGTCAATACAGAAACGCCTCATTTTATTTATTCCTTATTAGAAGCCAGTATTATTAATCATCAAAATGAGCAAGACAATAGTTAA
- the atpE gene encoding ATP synthase F0 subunit C → MDPLVSAASVLAAALAVGLAAIGPGIGQGNAAGQAVEGIARQPEAEGKIRGTLLLSLAFMEALTIYGLVVALVLLFANPFA, encoded by the coding sequence ATGGATCCATTAGTTTCTGCTGCTTCCGTTTTAGCTGCTGCTCTAGCTGTTGGTTTGGCTGCAATCGGCCCTGGTATTGGTCAAGGTAATGCAGCAGGACAAGCTGTAGAAGGTATTGCCCGTCAGCCCGAAGCAGAAGGTAAAATTCGCGGTACATTACTACTCAGTTTGGCGTTCATGGAAGCGCTAACCATCTACGGTCTAGTAGTTGCTCTAGTATTGTTGTTTGCTAACCCCTTCGCATAA
- a CDS encoding ATP synthase subunit I, with amino-acid sequence MSLSEEPISPTPTTRQDTQPGFEDAEPANSSMQEFYQLYQELVLITLVLTGVVFISVWIFYSLNIALNYLLGACTGVVYLRMLAKDVERLGREKQSLSKTRLALLMALILLASRWNQLQIMPIFLGFLTYKATLIIYVVRVAFISDSPKLRQP; translated from the coding sequence GTGAGCTTGTCAGAAGAACCAATTTCACCCACCCCGACAACACGACAAGATACTCAACCTGGTTTTGAGGACGCAGAACCAGCAAACTCTTCCATGCAGGAGTTTTATCAACTCTATCAAGAGTTGGTGTTAATCACTCTTGTCTTAACAGGGGTTGTATTTATCTCTGTCTGGATCTTTTATTCCTTAAACATTGCTCTGAATTATTTATTAGGAGCGTGTACAGGTGTGGTTTACTTGAGGATGTTGGCAAAAGATGTTGAGCGTTTAGGTAGAGAAAAACAGTCGCTGAGTAAAACTCGGTTGGCGTTATTAATGGCGCTGATTTTGCTGGCATCACGGTGGAATCAATTGCAAATAATGCCCATCTTTTTGGGATTTCTCACCTACAAAGCGACGCTCATCATTTATGTAGTTAGGGTGGCTTTTATCTCTGACTCGCCAAAGCTCCGGCAACCTTAA
- a CDS encoding F0F1 ATP synthase subunit gamma, whose protein sequence is MPNLKSIRDRIQSVKNTKKITEAMRLVAAARVRRAQEQVIATRPFADRLAQVLYGLQTRLRFEDVDLPLLKKREVKSVGLLVISGDRGLCGGYNTNVIRRAENRAKELKAEGLDYTFVIVGRKAEQYFRRREQPIDASYTGLEQIPTADEANKIADELLSLFLSEKVDRIELVYTRFVSLVSSRPVIQTLLPLDTQGLEAADDEIFRLTTRGGQFQVERQTVTSQARPLPRDMIFEQDPVQILDSLLPLYLSNQLLRALQESAASELAARMTAMSNASENAGELIKSLSLSYNKARQAAITQELLEVVGGAEALT, encoded by the coding sequence ATGCCTAATCTCAAATCAATACGCGATCGCATTCAGTCGGTCAAAAACACCAAGAAAATCACAGAAGCCATGCGGCTGGTAGCGGCGGCGCGTGTACGTCGCGCCCAAGAACAAGTAATCGCTACTCGTCCTTTTGCTGACCGTTTGGCACAAGTATTATACGGTTTGCAAACTCGTCTACGGTTTGAAGATGTAGACTTACCTCTACTGAAAAAACGGGAAGTTAAATCAGTAGGCTTGCTAGTTATTTCTGGCGATCGTGGTTTGTGCGGCGGTTACAATACCAACGTCATCCGTCGTGCCGAAAACCGCGCCAAGGAACTCAAGGCAGAAGGTCTAGATTACACATTTGTTATTGTTGGGCGGAAAGCTGAACAATATTTTAGACGGCGTGAGCAACCCATCGATGCTAGTTATACTGGCTTAGAGCAAATCCCCACCGCCGATGAAGCTAATAAAATTGCTGACGAATTGCTCTCTTTATTCCTCTCAGAAAAAGTAGACCGCATCGAGTTAGTTTACACCCGCTTCGTCTCCTTGGTTAGCTCTCGTCCCGTCATCCAAACCTTGCTACCCCTTGACACTCAAGGTTTAGAAGCAGCCGATGACGAAATATTCCGTCTGACAACTCGTGGCGGTCAATTCCAAGTGGAACGGCAAACAGTGACCAGCCAAGCTCGCCCTTTGCCCCGCGACATGATTTTTGAACAAGACCCAGTACAGATTCTTGATTCACTATTGCCCTTGTATTTAAGCAACCAGCTATTACGGGCGCTGCAAGAGTCAGCCGCTAGTGAATTAGCCGCGCGGATGACAGCAATGAGCAACGCTAGTGAAAACGCTGGTGAATTAATCAAGTCTCTTTCACTGTCCTACAACAAAGCCCGTCAAGCCGCCATTACCCAAGAACTTCTTGAGGTTGTTGGTGGTGCAGAAGCGTTGACTTAG
- a CDS encoding F0F1 ATP synthase subunit B': MTHWITLLAVEKVAKEGGLFDLDATLPLMAIQFLLLALILNATLYKPLGKAIDGRNEYVRNNQLEAQERLSKAEKLAEAYEQELAGARRQAQTIIADAQAEAQKIAAEKVAAAQKEAQAQREQAAGEIEQQKQQALASLEQQVDALSRQILEKLLGADLVKQR; this comes from the coding sequence ATGACACATTGGATCACCTTATTGGCGGTGGAAAAGGTTGCCAAGGAAGGCGGGCTATTTGATTTAGATGCTACCTTACCCTTAATGGCAATCCAGTTCCTCTTGTTAGCTCTGATATTGAATGCCACTCTCTACAAGCCATTGGGTAAAGCTATTGATGGGCGAAATGAATATGTTCGTAACAATCAATTAGAAGCCCAAGAGCGTTTGTCCAAAGCTGAGAAATTGGCAGAGGCTTACGAACAAGAGTTAGCAGGAGCTAGACGGCAAGCACAAACAATTATTGCTGACGCTCAAGCCGAAGCCCAAAAAATTGCTGCTGAAAAAGTAGCAGCAGCGCAAAAAGAAGCTCAGGCACAAAGAGAACAAGCGGCCGGTGAAATTGAGCAGCAAAAACAGCAGGCTCTGGCTTCCTTAGAGCAACAAGTAGATGCCCTAAGTCGCCAAATCTTAGAAAAGCTTTTGGGAGCCGATCTAGTAAAGCAGCGCTAA
- the atpH gene encoding ATP synthase F1 subunit delta produces MTSKVANTEVAQPYAQALLSIAKSKSLTEEFGTDARTLLNLLTENQQLRNFIDNPFIAAENKKALIKQILSEASPYLRNFLLLLVDKRRIFFLPEILQQYLALLRQLNQTVLAEVTSAVALTEDQQQAVTEKVLALTKARQVELATKVDSDLIGGVIIKVGSQVIDSSIRGQLRRLSLRLSNS; encoded by the coding sequence ATGACAAGTAAAGTAGCAAACACTGAGGTAGCTCAACCTTACGCTCAGGCACTGTTGTCAATCGCCAAATCGAAAAGCTTGACGGAAGAGTTCGGCACAGATGCGCGTACTTTGCTGAACCTGCTGACAGAAAATCAACAGCTACGCAACTTCATCGATAACCCCTTTATTGCAGCTGAGAACAAAAAAGCTCTCATCAAACAAATATTGAGTGAAGCTAGCCCTTACCTACGTAACTTCTTACTGTTGTTGGTAGATAAACGACGCATTTTCTTCTTGCCAGAGATTTTACAGCAGTATTTGGCTCTCTTACGGCAACTGAATCAAACCGTATTAGCGGAAGTTACTTCTGCTGTGGCTTTAACAGAAGATCAACAGCAAGCAGTTACAGAAAAGGTATTGGCACTCACCAAAGCTCGTCAAGTGGAACTGGCAACCAAGGTAGACAGTGACCTGATTGGTGGTGTGATCATTAAAGTAGGCTCTCAGGTAATTGACTCTAGTATCCGGGGTCAGTTGCGTCGCCTCTCCTTGCGCTTAAGCAATAGCTAG
- the atpA gene encoding F0F1 ATP synthase subunit alpha: protein MSISIRPDEISSIIQQQIEQYDQEVKVANVGTVLQVGDGIARIYGLEKAMAGELLEFEDGTVGIAQNLEEDNVGAVLMGEGREIQEGSTVTATGRIAQIGVGEALIGRVVDALGRAIDGKGDIKASESRLIESPAPGIIARRSVHEPMQTGITAIDSMIPIGRGQRELIIGDRQTGKTAIAIDTIINQKGEDVVCVYVAIGQKASTVANVVQTLQEKGAMDYTVVVAAGASEPATLQFLAPYTGATIAEYFMYKGKATLVIYDDLSKQAQAYRQMSLLLRRPPGREAYPGDVFYIHSRLLERAAKLSDELGKGSMTALPIIETQAGDVSAYIPTNVISITDGQIFLSSDLFNAGIRPAVNPGISVSRVGSAAQTKAMKKVAGKIKLELAQFDDLQAFAQFASDLDKATQDQLARGQRLRELLKQSQNQPLSVAEQVAILYAGINGYLDDIPVDKVTTFTKGLRDYLKSGVNPYFQDVQSKKALGDDEEKALKAALEDYKKTFKATA from the coding sequence ATGAGCATTTCAATTAGACCTGACGAAATCAGCAGTATTATTCAGCAGCAAATCGAGCAATACGACCAAGAAGTCAAAGTTGCTAACGTCGGTACTGTACTACAAGTAGGTGACGGTATCGCCCGGATCTATGGTCTAGAAAAGGCTATGGCTGGGGAACTTTTGGAATTTGAAGACGGCACAGTTGGTATCGCCCAAAACTTAGAAGAAGATAACGTTGGTGCGGTACTGATGGGTGAAGGCCGGGAAATTCAAGAAGGTAGCACCGTTACTGCTACTGGCAGAATTGCTCAAATCGGTGTCGGTGAAGCCTTAATTGGCCGCGTTGTCGATGCTTTGGGTCGTGCTATTGACGGTAAAGGCGACATCAAAGCCAGCGAAAGCCGCTTGATTGAATCTCCTGCGCCTGGTATCATCGCTCGTCGTTCCGTACACGAACCGATGCAAACCGGTATCACTGCGATTGACTCCATGATTCCTATTGGCCGTGGTCAACGGGAATTAATCATTGGTGACCGTCAAACAGGTAAAACTGCGATCGCTATCGACACCATCATTAACCAAAAAGGTGAAGATGTAGTTTGCGTTTACGTTGCCATTGGTCAAAAAGCTTCTACCGTTGCTAACGTAGTCCAAACTCTGCAAGAAAAAGGTGCAATGGATTACACAGTAGTAGTTGCTGCTGGTGCCAGTGAACCTGCTACCCTACAATTCCTGGCTCCCTACACAGGCGCTACTATTGCTGAGTACTTCATGTACAAAGGCAAAGCTACCTTGGTAATTTACGACGACTTATCTAAGCAAGCTCAAGCTTATCGCCAAATGTCCTTGCTGTTACGTCGTCCACCAGGACGGGAAGCTTACCCTGGAGACGTATTCTACATTCACTCTCGTTTGTTGGAAAGAGCAGCAAAACTCAGTGATGAACTCGGTAAAGGTAGCATGACCGCGCTACCAATCATCGAAACCCAAGCTGGTGACGTTTCTGCCTACATTCCTACCAACGTAATTTCTATTACAGACGGTCAGATATTCTTATCTTCTGACTTATTTAACGCTGGTATTCGTCCGGCTGTAAACCCTGGTATCTCTGTATCCCGTGTGGGTTCTGCGGCACAAACCAAAGCGATGAAAAAAGTTGCTGGTAAGATTAAGCTCGAACTAGCACAGTTTGACGACCTCCAAGCCTTCGCGCAATTTGCTTCCGACCTAGATAAAGCCACCCAAGACCAATTGGCAAGAGGTCAACGCCTGCGGGAACTCCTCAAACAGTCCCAAAATCAGCCTCTATCCGTAGCTGAACAAGTAGCCATTCTGTACGCAGGTATCAACGGTTACTTAGATGATATCCCTGTTGATAAAGTCACCACCTTCACCAAAGGCTTGAGAGATTACTTGAAGTCCGGCGTTAACCCCTACTTCCAAGACGTACAATCGAAGAAAGCACTGGGTGATGATGAAGAAAAAGCATTGAAGGCAGCTTTAGAAGACTACAAAAAGACCTTCAAAGCTACAGCGTAA
- a CDS encoding IS5 family transposase (programmed frameshift), protein MRRKSYSTDLNDSEWAILAPLIPPAKCGGHPRTTDMREVCNAIYYHLKTGCQWDMLPGDFPPSSTVYSYYRKWQKRGIWEQMNHTLRDQVRQKMGKSTQPTAIAADSQSVKTTGKKGDVYGFDGGKKVKGRKRQTLVDSLGLLLKVVVSEANAGERLLAAYTLMELLEERPELLEKVEVIWVDSGYDGDKFALSVWLMIQAHVEVIRRTNQEFQVLPKRWVVERTFGWLNQYRRLSKDYERLPEMSEAAIYAVMTRIMLRRLVV, encoded by the exons ATGAGACGAAAGTCTTATTCTACAGACCTTAATGACTCAGAATGGGCAATTTTAGCTCCTTTGATTCCACCCGCTAAATGCGGTGGGCATCCCCGAACAACTGATATGCGAGAAGTATGCAACGCTATCTACTACCATCTGAAAACAGGTTGTCAGTGGGATATGCTTCCAGGGGATTTTCCTCCTAGTTCAACTGTTTACAGCTACTATCGTAAATGGCAAAAACGAGGTATCTGGGAGCAAATGAATCATACTTTGCGCGATCAAGTTCGTCAAAAAATGGGGAAGTCAACTCAACCCACGGCGATCGCGGCAGACAGCCAGTCGGTAAAAACGACTG GAAAAAAGGGGGATGTGTACGGTTTTGATGGTGGCAAGAAGGTAAAAGGACGAAAGCGGCAAACTTTGGTTGATAGTCTGGGACTTTTGTTAAAAGTGGTTGTAAGTGAAGCAAATGCTGGAGAAAGATTACTTGCCGCCTATACTTTGATGGAACTGTTAGAAGAGCGTCCAGAATTACTGGAAAAAGTTGAAGTCATCTGGGTTGATTCCGGCTATGACGGTGATAAATTTGCGCTCTCTGTTTGGCTGATGATTCAAGCTCATGTTGAGGTAATCCGGCGTACTAATCAAGAATTTCAGGTTTTGCCCAAACGGTGGGTAGTAGAAAGAACATTTGGCTGGTTAAACCAGTACCGTCGTCTCAGTAAGGATTATGAGCGTCTCCCAGAAATGAGTGAGGCTGCCATATATGCCGTTATGACTCGTATTATGCTACGTCGTCTAGTCGTCTAA
- the atpB gene encoding F0F1 ATP synthase subunit A, translated as MLNFLNFYSVPLAELEVGKHLYWQIGNLKLHGQVFLTSWFVIGVLVLASVAASSNVKRIPSGIQNLLEYALEFIRDLAKNQIGEKEYRPWVPFVGTLFLFIFVSNWSGALVPFKLIHLPEGELTAPTSDINTTVALALLTSLAYFYAGFSKKGLGYFGNYVQPVSFMLPFKIIEDFTKPLSLSFRLFGNILADELVVGVLVLLVPLFVPLPVMALGLFTSAIQALIFATLAAAYIGEAMEDHHGEEHEEHH; from the coding sequence ATGTTGAATTTTCTGAACTTTTACTCTGTTCCACTTGCCGAATTGGAAGTGGGAAAACATCTGTACTGGCAAATAGGCAACTTAAAACTGCACGGTCAGGTGTTTCTCACCTCTTGGTTTGTTATTGGCGTGCTAGTACTAGCTTCTGTGGCTGCAAGCAGTAACGTTAAACGGATTCCTAGTGGCATACAGAACCTACTGGAGTATGCCCTGGAATTCATTCGGGATTTGGCTAAAAACCAGATTGGCGAAAAAGAATATCGCCCCTGGGTGCCTTTCGTTGGCACTTTGTTTTTGTTCATTTTTGTGTCAAATTGGTCAGGAGCCTTAGTTCCCTTCAAGCTGATTCATTTGCCTGAAGGAGAATTAACAGCACCAACCAGCGACATCAATACAACTGTTGCATTAGCTTTGTTGACATCCTTGGCGTATTTTTACGCTGGATTCAGCAAAAAAGGACTGGGGTATTTTGGTAACTACGTGCAACCTGTATCGTTCATGTTGCCATTCAAAATTATTGAAGACTTCACTAAGCCCCTTTCCCTGAGTTTCCGTTTATTCGGTAACATCTTAGCTGATGAACTTGTAGTCGGCGTACTGGTATTACTAGTGCCTTTATTTGTACCTTTGCCAGTAATGGCTTTGGGACTATTTACAAGCGCTATCCAGGCACTAATTTTTGCTACTTTGGCTGCGGCTTACATCGGTGAAGCGATGGAAGATCATCATGGCGAAGAGCATGAGGAACATCATTAG
- a CDS encoding class I SAM-dependent methyltransferase, producing MSDPQAVSSAVAKLYDTYPFPPEPILDEPPPGYNWRWNWLAAHSFCTGRKPAKQDIRILDAGCGSGVGTEYLVHLNPQAQVVGIDLSAGTLAVAKVRCQRSGANRVEFHHLSLYDVEQLPGEFDLINCVGVLHHLPDPIRGIQALAKKLAPGGLMHIFVYGELGRREIQLMQKAIALLQNEKQGDYRDGVQVGRKIFASLPENNRLVKREKERWAMENQRDECFADMYVHPQEVDYNIDTLFELIDASGLEFIGFSNPSFWNLDRLLGKAPELIERSEKLSDRQRYRLIELLDPEVTHYEFFLGRPPIKKADWSNDNALLQAIPELNPCIDGFPSQCIFNYDYQIVNLSALEFEFLQKCDGNSTVAEILVSVQLSLDEVRSLIQQQLVMLIPGAKGYAS from the coding sequence ATGTCCGACCCCCAAGCTGTTAGTAGTGCTGTAGCCAAACTCTACGATACATACCCCTTCCCACCAGAACCGATACTAGATGAACCGCCTCCTGGTTACAATTGGCGCTGGAATTGGTTGGCTGCTCACAGTTTTTGTACTGGACGCAAACCGGCAAAACAAGATATCCGCATTTTAGACGCTGGGTGTGGTTCAGGTGTGGGGACAGAATATTTGGTACATCTCAACCCCCAAGCGCAAGTAGTCGGGATTGATTTAAGTGCAGGTACTTTAGCAGTAGCTAAAGTACGTTGTCAGCGTTCTGGTGCAAATCGCGTCGAGTTTCATCACCTGAGTTTGTACGATGTGGAACAGTTACCGGGTGAGTTTGATTTAATTAACTGTGTAGGTGTGCTGCATCACTTACCAGACCCCATTCGTGGCATTCAAGCCTTAGCGAAAAAGTTAGCTCCTGGTGGCTTGATGCACATTTTTGTGTATGGGGAATTGGGACGCAGAGAAATACAATTAATGCAAAAAGCGATCGCTCTCCTGCAAAATGAAAAGCAAGGCGATTACCGTGATGGTGTGCAAGTCGGACGAAAAATATTTGCTTCTTTACCAGAAAATAACCGCCTTGTCAAGCGAGAAAAAGAACGTTGGGCAATGGAAAACCAACGGGATGAATGCTTTGCTGATATGTACGTTCATCCCCAAGAGGTGGACTACAACATTGATACACTGTTTGAATTGATTGATGCTTCAGGCTTAGAGTTTATCGGCTTCTCAAATCCAAGTTTTTGGAACTTAGACAGGTTGTTGGGGAAAGCACCAGAGTTAATAGAACGATCTGAAAAATTGAGCGATCGCCAACGCTATCGTTTAATAGAATTACTAGACCCAGAAGTCACCCATTACGAATTTTTCCTTGGTCGTCCACCTATCAAAAAAGCTGACTGGTCAAATGATAACGCCCTACTACAAGCAATTCCCGAACTAAACCCTTGTATCGATGGATTTCCCAGTCAATGTATATTTAATTACGATTACCAAATTGTGAATTTGTCAGCATTAGAGTTTGAGTTTTTACAAAAATGTGACGGCAATTCTACCGTAGCGGAGATTTTGGTGAGTGTGCAGTTAAGCTTAGATGAGGTTAGAAGCTTAATTCAGCAACAGTTAGTTATGCTGATACCTGGTGCAAAGGGCTATGCCTCATAA